The following proteins are encoded in a genomic region of Glycine soja cultivar W05 chromosome 17, ASM419377v2, whole genome shotgun sequence:
- the LOC114392518 gene encoding stress-induced protein SAM22-like: MGIFTFEDEITSPVAPATLYKALVTDADNIIPKALDSFKSVENVEGNGGPGTIKKITFVEDGETKFVLHKIEAVDEANLGYSYSVVGGAALPDTAEKITFHSKLAAGPNGGSAGKLTVEYQTKGDAQPNQDQLKTGKAKADALFKAIEAYLLANPDYN, encoded by the exons atggGTATTTTCACATTCGAGGACGAAATCACCTCCCCTGTGGCTCCTGCTACTCTTTACAAAGCTCTAGTTACAGATGCCGACAACATCATCCCAAAGGCTCTTGATTCCTTCAAGAGTGTTGAAAACGTTGAGGGAAATGGTGGCCCTGGAACAATCAAGAAGATAACTTTCGTTGAGG ATGGAGAAACCAAGTTTGTACTGCACAAGATAGAAGCAGTTGATGAGGCAAACTTGGGATATAGCTACAGCGTAGTGGGTGGTGCTGCGTTGCCAGACACAGCGGAGAAGATCACATTCCACTCCAAATTGGCTGCTGGTCCCAATGGAGGCTCTGCTGGCAAGCTCACTGTCGAATACCAAACCAAAGGAGATGCTCAGCCCAACCAAGACCAACTCAAAACTGGAAAAGCCAAGGCTGATGCTCTCTTCAAGGCCATTGAGGCTTACCTTTTGGCCAATCCCGATTACAACTAA
- the LOC114391960 gene encoding nodulin-13-like, producing the protein MGVFTSESEHVSPVSAAKLYKAIVLDASNVFPKALPNFIKSVETIEGDGGPGTIKKLTLAEGLGYVKHHVDAIDTENYVYNYSVIEGSALSEPLEKICYEYKLVATPDGGSIVKSTSKYYTKGDEQLAEEYVKTGKERSAGFTKAIEDFIQANPDYN; encoded by the exons atgggtGTTTTCACTTCTGAAAGCGAACACGTTTCCCCCGTCTCTGCTGCAAAATTATACAAAGCTATTGTCCTAGATGCCAGCAATGTCTTCCCAAAAGCATTGCCAAATTTCATTAAGAGCGTAGAAACCATTGAAGGAGATGGAGGGCCAGGAACCATTAAGAAGCTTACTCTTGCTGAAG GTTTAGGTTATGTGAAGCACCACGTAGATGCAATTGACACAGAAAACTATGTGTACAACTATAGTGTGATTGAAGGCAGTGCATTGTCGGAGCCATTGGAGAAGATATGTTATGAGTACAAACTGGTGGCAACCCCAGATGGAGGATCCATTGTGAAGTCCACAAGCAAATACTATACCAAAGGTGATGAGCAACTCGCCGAAGAATATGTGAAGACTGGCAAGGAGAGATCTGCAGGTTTCACCAAGGCTATTGAGGATTTCATTCAGGCTAATCCTGATTACAACTAA
- the LOC114393944 gene encoding stress-induced protein SAM22-like — protein sequence MGIFTFEDETTSPVAPATLYKALVTDADNVIPKAVEAFRSVENLEGNGGPGTIKKITFVEDGESKFVLHKIESVDEANLGYSYSVVGGVGLPDTVEKITFECKLAAGANGGSAGKLTVKYQTKGDAQPNPDDLKIGKVKSDALFKAVEAYLLANPHYN from the exons atgGGTATTTTCACATTTGAGGATGAAACCACCTCCCCTGTGGCTCCTGCTACCCTTTACAAAGCTCTAGTTACAGATGCCGACAACGTCATCCCAAAGGCTGTCGAAGCCTTCAGGAGTGTTGAAAACCTTGAGGGGAACGGTGGCCCTGGAACCATCAAGAAGATCACTTTCGTTGAGG ATGGAGAAAGCAAGTTTGTGTTGCACAAAATAGAATCAGTTGATGAGGCAAACTTGGGATACAGCTATAGCGTAGTTGGTGGAGTTGGGTTGCCAGACACAGTGGAGAAGATCACATTCGAATGCAAATTGGCTGCTGGCGCCAACGGAGGGTCTGCTGGGAAGCTAACTGTCAAATACCAAACCAAAGGAGATGCTCAGCCCAACCCAGACGACCTCAAAATTGGCAAAGTCAAGTCTGATGCTCTTTTCAAGGCCGTTGAGGCCTACCTTTTGGCCAATCCTCATTACAACTGA
- the LOC114392104 gene encoding stress-induced protein SAM22-like, with translation MGVFTFEDETTSPVAPATLYKALVTDADNVIPKAVDAFRSVENLEGNGGPGTIKKITFVEDGESKFVLHKIESVDEANLGYSYSVVGGVGLPDTVEKITFECKLAAGANGGSAGKLTVKYQTKGDAQPNPDDLKIGKVKSDALFKAVEAYLLANPHYN, from the exons atgGGTGTTTTCACATTTGAGGATGAAACCACCTCCCCTGTGGCTCCTGCTACCCTTTACAAAGCTCTAGTTACAGATGCCGACAACGTCATCCCAAAGGCTGTTGATGCCTTCAGGAGTGTTGAAAACCTTGAGGGGAACGGTGGCCCTGGAACCATCAAGAAGATCACTTTCGTTGAGG ATGGAGAAAGCAAGTTTGTGTTGCACAAAATAGAATCAGTTGATGAGGCAAACTTGGGATACAGCTATAGCGTAGTTGGTGGAGTTGGGTTGCCAGACACAGTGGAGAAGATCACATTCGAATGCAAATTGGCTGCTGGTGCCAACGGAGGGTCTGCTGGGAAGCTAACTGTCAAATACCAAACCAAAGGAGATGCTCAGCCCAACCCAGACGACCTCAAAATTGGCAAAGTCAAGTCTGATGCTCTTTTCAAGGCCGTTGAGGCTTACCTTTTGGCCAATCCTCATTACAACTGA